In the genome of Daucus carota subsp. sativus chromosome 9, DH1 v3.0, whole genome shotgun sequence, the window TTTGCTTTTGTTACATTGTGTTTCTTACGTATACTTTGCATTTGTCTCGTATATTCTTTTCTGCGGAAACACAGAAACTGTGTTTTGGGGAAAGCGACTTTCAacttgcaatttatttttagaataagACATAAACTACACCAATTCTCGTCAATTTTACGACAGAAAAGGCGGAGCGCCAAACCTACGACGGAACACCACCATTCGTCGTATGTTCTCGTCAATACTTACGACGTACCAACCTTCCATCGTATGATTCGCTAGAATTCAGGCGCgacctaataaaatataataaatttctcCCCGCGAAAAAACCCGTCTTAATTTAACATACCTACCTAattaaagacaaaaaataaatgaaaataaaatggtttTCAGTTCCGTCGTAATTATGCCGTCGTAAATTAACATATCTACATGATTAAAGacaaaaagtaaataaaaataaaatgggtTTTCGTTTCCATCATAATTTAACCATCGTAAGTTAACATACCTGCCTAATTAAAGAGAAAAAATAAATGGATTACCAACTCGTAActctattattataaaattcaatttagaaatttgaaattttggatACATTGTCAATGGATTGATATTTTACCTACCTCTTTCATTTGaacatattttaacaaattatactGTTCTTACTTATTAATATTTgaacattttaatttattgttgGCGGTAACTATCAAAGTTAATATTGATCGAGGATAGAACCAGTTCTTAAAATAAAACCATAAAATGATTAAGGttttgctgcagaaccctaaattttaaatagatttttagaatctaaatctaaatacatgttcttttttcatgtttttcaattgttgtgtgtgttcaaagataattttaaaatataatacatagatattgacatttttttgtacgtgaagttctgctgcagaaccctaactaatacttaaATTCTGCTGTAGAACCCTACCTAATAAGGTAAAGGTTCTGTGGTTCTCCCTCTAACGGTTCTCTCTTAAACATGACCCATGATGTACCTTTTAACATGACGAGTTAGTTTTTTCACAGACATGGGACGATAGATTATAAGCTCTTGACCACTTGAcgtataaaatttatttgaacttgtaatatattatatctcaATGCTATTATTCATATTGGttgagtatattttaaaaatagtattttattaatattttatattgttatgaATACGatatatcatttaaatatactaataaataatgtaGAATCTTCTTATAGATTTTTTATAGGTCTGCAGATATTCGACAAATAATGTAACGATTAGAAGGTTCGTTATATTTAcagataagaaaaatatatcattagagctagtttttttaatataatctttatatttttttatttataatatgtattaattttcaattaaggGCTTAGCTAAGACACCGTTTGCCATTGCTGTTGCAACACAGCTTTTAACAAgagtttttagttaaaaaactGCTTCAGACAAAATAGGttcttatttttagaaaaaactcATTTTCAATTTTACAGAAAATCGTCAAAAAATTTCATAATCAAACCTCACTGaaaatattaaagttttatattataactcaaaatatacaaataaaaaaaattatcaaacaattatCTAATTTCTAGAATATTGTTTTTCTACCCACACTCTTTGTACCTTACAACAATCTTTAACATCAAATTGATTTCtacaacattatttttttactgaatagttcaaaataatttattaaactacATTTCACAAGAGTATTAGAATCCGTGCCGAGCCCCGTCCCAAAGAAATTGtggtgtgtgtgggggggggggggcggggCGGGACGGGGGAAGTATGATTTTTGAGCCAGGGcggattttcaaaatttcagacGAGTCTTGCGCGCATTCAAATTTGCGAGTaagttattattaatttttagataCCTAACTTTTGTTGTTGTTATTGTTGTGAATAGTTCTTAATTTACTTTCAAATTTGGTTAGCCACTTGCATGTTTTGCCAGAAACTCTTCTTATCAGGCCTTGACCGTCAAAACAGCTTCAATACAAACGATTTAAGAGCTCCATGCTGTAACAGACATCAAATTAAACTCTACATGAACATGAAATGcgtacaaaaatattataaataattagctTGACATGTTAAACATGAATGTAAATCCTCTGTCTATAGTTTTTGGTCATTAGATTCAGAAATGACTTCTAGATCAGTTCCAAATGACCTTATGCTCGGTGTTCCGAAAGGATTAGGTGGCATTGTCGGACATTCTGGACTTTCTAACATATGGATAACATGTTTCATTGAAGGTCTGTCCGCGGGATGCCACCCTATGCACCATAGTCCCACAATTGTTAGCTTTTTTGCTATATTTGAATCTTCTTCGTTCTCTATTTGAATTGCCACTTCTCCCCCTTCCTCCAGATGATGATAAATCCACTCTGGAAAGTAGGTGTCCGTTGTGTTTTCCACTGCGTTATTGTTCCTTGCTCCTACCATTTCAAGCAATAACATACCGAAACTGTAAACATCTGATTTGGATGAAACCTTCCCAAAGTTCCTAGAAAATACTTCAGGTGCAATATAGCCGATGGTCCCCCTAGCCATAGTCATAGAAACAATGCTCTGGTCCCTGGAACACAATTTGGCCAAGCCAAAATCAGAAATCTTGGGGTTAAAATTATGGTCTAACAGAATGTTATGGGGTTTGATATCAAAATGCAAGATCTGCTGAGCACACCCCTGGTGAAGATATTCAATTCCATTAGCTATGCCTAGAGCAATTTCTTGCATCTTCTCCCACCCCAGGAAATTGTTGTGATTTTGAGCAGAGTATTTGAACTTTTCTAGAGAATTATTAGGTTGGAACTCATAGACAAGAGCTCGATTGCAGCCATCAGCACAATACCCCACCAAACGAACCACATTAATATGATAGATTCGCCCTATAGTTCCTACTTCATTGATAAAATCATTCCCATTAGCTTTTGGATCAGTATTGAGGACCTTAACTGCTACAATAATGTCACTCGTGATTTGACCTTTGTAGACTGATCCAAAACCTCCTTGTCCTAATTTATTACTAAAATTGCTAGTGATTTTCTTGATATCAGCATAGGAGTATCTCGTCGGTTTCATGGCTTTGTAATCCGTCAGAAACATTTCAATCTTCAGTTGATCATATTTCTTTTGTCTATATGATCTGACAAAATAATACAGTAACACCACAAGCACAAGCACAATAAAAGTAGCACCTGGAATTATAACTGCAATTGGCTGAACTGAACTCCGTCGCCTCCCTGTAAAGTATTTAAAGAAAcgtaaattatatacattgatCAAATCCTCACTATGTAAAGGTAGGTAGGAATATTATGATCGCGAGTAAATTTAAGTTGAGTTGTGATAACATACTTTTAGATAAACATGTAGTACTGTAATCAACTGTTTGAATGTTACTACCAGTACTATTCTTCATCAGCTTACAGTACTCCCCTTTGGCTTCACATTTCTCGCAATTTGGAGTTGACCAAGTGAGGAAAGATGATTGATCGTCCAGAAGAAATGTTGGGAGATAAGAATTAAACAACTTGGTACAGGAGGTTGTGTAATCGGGTCTAGTGACCATCTCGGTGAAATAGTAGACTGGGAAAGCTTGTCCACTAAGCGAAGTAAGGTGCAATTGATGACCTTCGGCTCTGGAGGAACAACTGGCAAATGTACAAGGGATGAGCCGAGGACTTAGATCAAAGGGAGGAGGAGATATTGCCCTATGAGATGAAGTTGGCGTGGAAACAAGTGTGAGATTGGCGTTTTGAGACAGTGACTCGGATAGAAATATGGTTTGAGATGTGTAGTCGATGAACATTATAACTAATTCTTTAGAAAGGGAGAGCTGGATTCCAGGGAGGGTGGTGTTTGCAGTGCATTGTAGCTCCAAAAGAGTTTTTCCTTTGTGACATGAAACTCGAAATCCAGGGAGGCCACAGTGCTCAGGCTGCCTGTCTCTAAGCTGAAATGGAAACCGAATTTCAGGGCCATGATGGGAGCAGCGACTGGTCTTGCACTTCTCACCTGCAACTTCTGCTTTTTCTGCTAAGACTCCACTGATTGCAAATAGTAGTATTGGCCAGAAAAGATGAACAAATACTTGGAAACCCATGGATAGATCAGCCAGTCCcaaatattgatatttattttgttaaagatAAAGTTGGGCTTATAAATCTAGCAATTTTTGGCATGCACTTTAACTTTCTTGACCTTATTGTTTCAATCATTTTTTATTACAatcttttgcaattttcctcGAGATGCGATTACCTACTACCCACTAATGTGAATAAAAAAAAGATGGGAGTTGTGCAACATTCTATTTTGCTCTGTACCTAACTTGAGACTCAGCTGATAATGAAGAATACAGTCATCAAGAGCTCTCCTTCTCTGACTTCAGAAACCTCGATGCTGTCTTCAGTATTCATAATAGTCTTCACagtattatcttttttaagCTCATCATGCTGCAATGCTTCATCTCCTTCTTCTTGCGGTAACATAAGAAACATAAGCTGTCCTTTTACACTTAAAGGTGACAAGCAGAAGTGCGATTCTTCATTCTTCATCCAAGAACTGTCTTGCGTTAATAATCGTACCATCATATATTTGTTTCCAGGGAAGTATATGTATTATGTTGAGACTATCAATTATGATAAACTTTACATCAGGGTTGTTGATCAAGGCCTTACAAAAAATAACTATTTTTCTCGTCCACTTCATGCTATTACAGAGGAAGATTTGGTTTCAACCTATGACACAGATTTGGAAAGTATGAATAAGCCGATTACAATGATAGAATGTCCTTCTCCTGTAATATCTAGGCAATACATCAATATTACTTCGACGTTTTCTTCCTTCTCTGCTGCAGTATTGGGAAAGTCTTATGTTTATTCTTATGCTTATGTAGTGCTTGGATATGTACCAATATCAAAAATAGAGGAAAATTGCAGGATCAGCAATGTGGTTTGGGTTTCACGTCAGTCGCCTTTTAGAATCACCGCCTCCTCTAAATTTTCTGAAATTCATGATGCCATGGTTTATGGATTTCATTTCAGATGGAGTTACTTCTATTGTGCAAAGTGTGATGACGGCAATCACAATTGCGATGCCGTTCACCCAGATCATCATTTTTGGTCTTGCTCATTCTATGGGTCGTGCCAATTCTATGATCTTTCAGATAGGTGTAAGTAAAGAAGCTTGATTCtattaatcattttattatagCAAAGTGACAATTTAGGAGGCGTTTCAGTTTTCTTTTTCTCGTGGTCTTGTCAAGTTATTTCTATGATCTACTCAGACATGCCAAGATATGATATTTTGTATAATTACAAGAGGAACTACTTACTAACAACTATTTGTATGAACCGTGTAGGCATGCGTGAAAAATGGCCTGTAATTGTTGAGTATATGAAGAGTGAGTACTTCAGTTTATGCTTTAttcaataaaaatgaaaatatcaaTGTTTTTATTGATTATGTTCCTCTTTTTCTCTTCACTGACAGACAAAAACTTTCAAGAGGCCATTGGTAAGATACATCTCTTTTAtatcttttttccttttcaagTAGTAGGAATTACCTGCAATCTGGTGTCTTAGCAAATATACTTCCTACCAGAAGTCACTGTGTAAGATATGTGATATACTGTACTTTCCTGTGTTTCGAAAAATCAGGTAAATATGCAGGAATAATTTTTGCTGCAAGATTTACTCTAGGGATGCCACTTTTGCTTGCTGTATTGGCTTATCAAGCTAGGAGAAGGCACTTATCAATGTATGATACCATCAA includes:
- the LOC108200739 gene encoding rust resistance kinase Lr10 gives rise to the protein MGFQVFVHLFWPILLFAISGVLAEKAEVAGEKCKTSRCSHHGPEIRFPFQLRDRQPEHCGLPGFRVSCHKGKTLLELQCTANTTLPGIQLSLSKELVIMFIDYTSQTIFLSESLSQNANLTLVSTPTSSHRAISPPPFDLSPRLIPCTFASCSSRAEGHQLHLTSLSGQAFPVYYFTEMVTRPDYTTSCTKLFNSYLPTFLLDDQSSFLTWSTPNCEKCEAKGEYCKLMKNSTGSNIQTVDYSTTCLSKRRRRSSVQPIAVIIPGATFIVLVLVVLLYYFVRSYRQKKYDQLKIEMFLTDYKAMKPTRYSYADIKKITSNFSNKLGQGGFGSVYKGQITSDIIVAVKVLNTDPKANGNDFINEVGTIGRIYHINVVRLVGYCADGCNRALVYEFQPNNSLEKFKYSAQNHNNFLGWEKMQEIALGIANGIEYLHQGCAQQILHFDIKPHNILLDHNFNPKISDFGLAKLCSRDQSIVSMTMARGTIGYIAPEVFSRNFGKVSSKSDVYSFGMLLLEMVGARNNNAVENTTDTYFPEWIYHHLEEGGEVAIQIENEEDSNIAKKLTIVGLWCIGWHPADRPSMKHVIHMLESPECPTMPPNPFGTPSIRSFGTDLEVISESNDQKL